The Deltaproteobacteria bacterium genome has a segment encoding these proteins:
- the menH gene encoding 2-succinyl-6-hydroxy-2,4-cyclohexadiene-1-carboxylate synthase, with the protein MQLNYDISIDHNSSQILLFLHGFTGNRTSFSHLQKTSLQQKRTFVSLDLPGHNNAPPPPSAISGWQATIEALVVVIDEIINKYSLKRRQVDLLGYSQGGRLALGLALKRPECINHLILESASPGLKSETERARRRAEDVELAQMLERDGLDSFITYWENLPLFGGLAQLPAELKNTLASRRRCHSAKGLAAALRGLGLGIQPSYWGELKKVSMPVLLITGARDQKFTSIAKAMAHELPQARHEIIAGCGHTPNLENTQKYVDLLTKFLS; encoded by the coding sequence ATGCAACTTAATTATGACATCTCTATTGATCATAACTCATCGCAAATTCTGCTGTTTTTACATGGTTTTACTGGCAACCGTACTAGTTTTTCACATTTGCAAAAAACATCGCTTCAACAAAAACGTACATTTGTGAGTTTAGATTTACCTGGTCATAATAATGCACCACCGCCACCGTCAGCTATTAGCGGCTGGCAAGCAACTATTGAAGCCTTAGTTGTGGTTATCGATGAGATAATCAACAAATACAGTTTAAAACGCCGACAAGTAGATTTGCTTGGTTATTCTCAAGGCGGGCGATTGGCTTTGGGTTTAGCGCTTAAAAGACCAGAGTGCATTAATCATCTCATTTTAGAAAGCGCCTCTCCTGGTCTTAAAAGCGAAACAGAGCGTGCCAGACGCCGAGCTGAAGATGTAGAACTGGCGCAAATGCTCGAACGCGATGGCCTTGATAGCTTTATTACCTATTGGGAAAATTTACCCCTCTTTGGTGGACTTGCACAATTACCTGCAGAGCTAAAAAACACCCTCGCTTCTCGTCGGCGCTGCCATAGTGCTAAAGGCCTAGCTGCTGCATTGCGCGGATTAGGTCTAGGTATACAGCCAAGCTATTGGGGCGAATTAAAGAAAGTATCGATGCCGGTATTGTTAATCACTGGTGCCAGAGACCAAAAATTTACCAGCATTGCCAAAGCCATGGCGCATGAATTACCGCAAGCACGACATGAGATAATCGCTGGCTGTGGTCACACACCAAACCTAGAAAATACACAAAAGTACGTTGATTTGTTAACAAAGTTTCTCAGTTAA